The DNA sequence aataaatttacaattatttggtattttattaaataagtaaCTATAAAATCGAACACATACACAGGCCGACAATAACTAATCCTAGCATACAAGTTAAATctcttttgatatttaatgataagggcttgttatttttttttgataaaaaacttttagaaTCTGTGTCTGGAAGTACATTTGAATCGCGCCAATTAACTAGACAAAACGGTATCATAACGTGTAGTATGTCTGGTATCATAAAACCTAAATCACGTATTACCTaaaaagattaatttattaattaattattttaaatatttaaacatattgTCTTCTTCTTGTGTATAAAATTCTGCGTCAAATGAATACCCACATCACTATCTTttaatgagaatatttttttccaaaaactcatattcatattttgaaaaaaaaatattttatttcaaatatagtAGTGTGGGTACTTATTCCATCGGAAGTTGACTCTTGTACAAGAATCCGAagtcaaaaattcaaaaattgaaatttcaaattttttaaatttttgttttaacttttttgtgtttcaatttaatcaaataaatatcatgGCTGTGTGTGATTGATAAATTTCTGCGttaaatgagtacccacattactggatttcttattaaatttttttttttttttcaaatttagctttttaaattttgaaaaagttattaacTCCGATTATAAcgatgtgggtactcgttCCACAAGAAATTTAATGACTAATAATTACCTGATGAGCATATCCTTCACCGCGTAAAACATTAGCAACAAATTGATCCCAACTGCCAGCAAAAATATGCAACAGCGCGATACCAGAAATAACAAACGCTTTCCTGTGTGTCACCTTGTATTTATTATCAGCTAATATTATCACAAAAATGGTTGATATCAACTCAGTGATGGTAAAAAACATCTGATGGTACCATTGTGAGTAAAAGTCATCATTCAAATAGTTTATGTAGACCCACCACGAATAATAGTGAGAAAATGTTGATGTTATGAATAATATGAGCATTCCATATCTCAGTCGACAGTGAAATGCCAACCGTGCCAAATATTTAGTTGTCTCGTAAAATGCCACAATGCCTATTACAATAATTGcccatattttaattgtatttgAAGTAGCATTGAAATACATGTGCTTGTAAGAAGCTATTCCAGATTCATATGAAcctaaaaacaattttttttttcttaatatttacattaattatcaaaaattcatacaaattttttaattaactacgTCTTCTGAAAtaatctatataattatacaatatatataatctttgGAAAGGAAATTCTATTCTCTAtaactttgatttttataaaaaataccctACAACCAATTGCTCAATTgttacgaccaatattttcaataattgttACTTTAATTAGAGCTACCTATTAAACTATTAGAGCTAgcgatatttttaatcagacaaaaattgtagcaaattaaattttctacaactttggtccttataaaaaatacccTAAAACCAGTTGTTTAATTGTTATGACCATTTAAAcgattacaaaattttgtatatcaacaattaactatttttcgaataattgtTACTTTAATTGGAGCTATCTATTAAACTATTAGAGCTagagatatttttaatcagacaaaaattgtagcaaattaaattttctacaactttagtccttataaaaaatacccTAAAACCAGTTGTTTAATTGTTATGACCATTTAAAcgattacaaaattttgtatatcaacaattaactatttttcgaataattgtTACTTTAATTGGAGCTATCTATTAAACTATTAGAGCTagagatatttttaatcagacaaaaattgtagcaaattaaattttctacaactttagtccttataaaaaatacccTAAAACCAGTTGTTTAATTGTTATGACCATTTAAAcgattacaaaattttgtatatcaaCAATTAACTATCTTTCGAATAATTGTTACTTTAATTGGAGCTATCTATTAAACTATTAGAGCTagagatatttttaatcagacaaaaattatagcaaattaaattttctacaactttagtccttataaaaaatactctaAAACCAGTTGTTTAATTGTTATGatcatttaaacaattaaaaaatttttcatatcaacAGTTGACTATTTTtccgataatttttacttcaatCAACATTATCTATTAAAGTATTagatctataaaaattttttatcagacaaaaatgatcagaaattcaatttcctttccAAAGATCTCCCATAATGTCTAGTTGCGTCCAATGGCTCATCGCTtgaccaaaaaattaaatttacccaATACTACtatcaatatatatgaatatatgacataattaaaaaataaagataaatattacCTTTGAACACAGTATCCCAACAGCTACATGAACAGTACTGTCTATCAACATCCCGTGAAAATTCAcgccaaaaataataaagaaataaaatatgtaatggAGGCACAAGTAATGGTGCCAGCACACCAATTAATTTAGAcccataatttgaaaaattggaaCAAATTACACGTCTGAGTATTCGTACAACCATTTTtcatttaagaatttaatctttaaaaaaattaactacatCCGGCaacggtttaaaaaaaattcaaatttttttttcattcgattatttttaatacaaacttcgaaaatttaaacaatcactccaaatataaataataattgcataGGTTCAGTAAATACTAGTTAATACTTAATCTTATCTTTCATAAATTCTATTATCTATCcgacaattaacaataaacTAGATTTAAAACGTCACTTACTGAAACTGActcatcaattaaattttgataacaaattaattaaacaaaattaaccttggtatttagaaaataataataataaactatgtAAATAAAGGTACTATTTATGTAAATACTTAGTTGACATCTTTGATATTTGTTGGAATATTTGGTCTAAGCAGTGACACTTTTTTGTTAGTCTCTGGAACGCGGATCGATACCACGTGTCTGTATTACATGATTATtggagtatttaattttttttaggactaAGTGTCAAATCTTTTGTtatcgtaattaatttatcggtTGAGTTGATAACGCGGCTATCTacattattgatatttaaggaCCTTTATCAGATGCCAAATAAATCTGAATTTacgaaaactttaaaaataaggCGGGAGATGGCAGAGTGtgatcttttaaatttttgaatgtagcggctgaaattttataatttaaaatagaattcaTGATAGTCTTGAAAACTTGTGATTGTGAGTTTTTAATAGCTATGAAAATACTTGCAAGATttgaaacaaacaaaaaagaGCCATCTGGTCTTACTCGGAATGGAAAAGTAGATTTCTtatgtaaatacaataaagctacaatagtgtaattaatatttattttgtaagctTAAACATGAATTTCAAGGAAATTAGTTATGCCttatcaattaaaagttattagaagACTAAGCTGCagaaaaaagctttttttattttttgtcaatttttcgatatcatcgaattgttagaaaagatgtttcaaaaaatcaagtattacagtgaaaattaaagctaaccgttcaaattttgagatactttttacagaattgaattatcatttttgattcaaaagtttttttaggATAAAgccaaaaattcatttttatgaaaattaacaaaaatttcaaacacccataacttctaaactaatcgaccgattgggctcatcttcgaacttgatcaaggtaatcgtcctataaataagtgtataaaattttattaagatccGTTAAGAATTGCGGGCGCTATCGTGATGACTAGGCgcgttatattgtatatatatatatatatatatatatatatatatatatatatacatacatacatttatacatacatacatttatacatacatacatttatacatacatatataaatttttgagcggATGGCATTTTTTGACTCTAcgaggtaaaataaaatgtaggGTGCATGCAATACAGAAATGTATATACAGTAAATATCACAATCATTAACTTGCTACTATAAGGGTTGATACAGCTGTACACACTCACTCTCAATTCACCGATTTGAATTTTGCGCACAGTGATATTATAACTGTTTTATGGTAGTTCATAAAGTTTCTTAGACAGCATTTGAGTCGGAATAACTGTTTTACGACGTCTTTTTGAAGGAGTCCTCAAGAAGTCTTATAATGACTTTTTAAaggtgttatttttaaaaagtcttaATGAGGAATTCTTGCAGACTCCTTAAATATATTCttgttttaaacttttttatgaagtcaaaattaggagctccttaaaacgtcatggtaaattcatattggtcagaaaaatgaattatttttaaagaccAAACcataaataggaactcattTAGAACTCATCAAAACGTCATTTTGCAATCTGGGGTATCAATGcatcaattatttgtttcatgTTTCAGGACTAGCTGTAAGAAGTTCGTCTTTATGAGATttagagaaattattttattctttttagtCCATCTTAAAAACGtggtatattaaaaaattttttttatttaaacagttATATTAGTTATAAGCACAATTCATATTacaagattgaaaaaaaaaaaaaatttcaataaaattacatttatattagTAAAGAATAcagaaaataagttttttacaaaagtgaatttatttatttgtacgatagtatttttataaaatgccttcatcatttgaaaaattaataaaaagtataataatccGTAAGATCGAATTCGCGGTTAAAGGATCCGTTGAGTCATTGCCACCGTCAATTACAAACGAGATTAAAAATccagaatttgaaaataaaatcaacaattGGAGTGACGTTGACAgtaatgaaattcaaataatgtgTGACGATGCAGTTAAAATCCTTCAATACTGCGCGGGGCATAAAAATGACGATGCAAGTAATTACGTTACTTctgtagttaaaaaattaaacgaaaaattaaCAACTCATTTTGACGTGAATAATCAACCTGAACGATTCCATTGGACCGAAGTGTCCAAAAGTATAACGCGTTTATTAGCAGTTTATATATCACTATCTAACTACGAAGATAACGAGGAAGTGAAACGTGACATTTGCCATCATTtgattaacaaaattattccGCCATTGAAACCATCTCTGCCTTGGTCTTACAAAAGTTCTGATACCATTATCAGTCTAACATTACCACGTgtctatagtaattttatgtACGATGAGAATAAACTGAAAGAGGAAGTAAAGGATAATATTTTCGTGTTAATTTCAgaacagtataaaaatttgcaTGATAATCAAGAATTGAgagataattttgaatattatgatttttataacaatttgtatagttattattatgctGCTATCAAAGATACACGTTTACTggaatatagaaaaatttatgaagatGATAGTATAACTATTAGCTATTAAACCCAAAtggaattttattactttagattaaaattttgtgttgattACTAAAGCCTGCAGGTCTTAATAATCAACAGGATTTGGCCACACCACCGCCGCACCACCGCTGCACTTAatctatgatatatatttaaatttacatcgCCACACCACCGCTGCACTACAGCTGTGACATATCATTGTCATAGCCATAtatacacactcacacacataatatatatatatatatatatatatatatatatatatatatatatatatatatatatatatatatatatatgtacgttcGTTTACGtccaatatttattaatttgatgtttgaaaattatgcatatttttttattattattaattaatttttttacttaaaaaaataattttgtgaatGGTTGCCCCAGTCTACACTACAAATTGTTTAGaaactaattattaactatCAATTGTAACTAATTAAAGTACTTATTTGATATAGCGTAcagaaatttgatttaaactgGTAATTTGGTTTtagagtaatttaaataattcttgaaGTACTATttggtataaaattcaaaaattcgaaacGTTCGGCTGTGGTGCGGCGGTGCTgggagattttttttcaaagcgtGCGGCGGAATTTCCCGCCAAATGGTGGTGGTGCGGCGATATGATGCGGGCACCGTGCAGTGGTCGTTCGGCGATCGacttaaaatcatttttttgtcgaaaaattagaatttcatttttactcggGTCCGATGGAACTCGTCTTCAACTTATTAGACATgctaattttcaatataattactaattattctttaaatctTCCTCTCTCATTCTTATTTCttgctaaaaatataaataattttataaaaatatcaaatttattgacgATTGGAATTTTCTgtccaaaataatatttaatactaataCGCATGAGGATCCTTaacatttagaaaaaattatcatggtCTAGAAATATCATGATATTGTCGATAATTGTATCATTGGAGAGctaacaattaaaaaaggaaaaattacGTCAACGTTATTAGATTTCATCATTCgatataaatcaaattttcccgcgcgttttcaaatttgacttcaatctccaataacttttgaacagatggatttatcaaaaaatgataagagactttttttgtagagtgttAAATtccctataaatatatatcctgCCCTTATCTGTAAAATGCagaggtataaaattttaagcgtaaaattttcttttcttgtgttatttaaatgaaaagtaaaaaatgatgattcgcaacctctaaatatcaatattaagagctcatattttttaactaattttattttggcaTCTTTTGACAGAATTTAACAGCcacttaaaaaaactaaattagtcgatttttttgatgtACCCTAACATATGTATAATTTGAGAAGAATGTAACACCTATTGGTTAACGATGTATGCGCGATACTTCAGACACATGCGCTGTAGAAGTATCGCGCACGCGCATCGGACAAAACCTTCAAtaagtcaaaattaaataaaatgtcctgtcaatttaaaaattaataaaataataaaaaattactatgcaaCAATCATCAACATATTtcggaaataatttaaataatattcccGCATCATATATTTCTCTTGATCAAAACAATGTCCTCCCTGACCAATCGACAGTTCATATCCCCGTTGCCGCTGGAGGACCTCCGTTACTTCCTCCATTGGTTAGAggtcaaaatattcaaagtgtAAGTTTTTTTCAAGCCATAAGCtttcgaataattaaataaattcactaattaattaaattacttgaatATTCAGGGTCCATATACACTGACAGTAACGAACAGTATGGTACTAGAACGAGAGCGTCAAAATCAAGAAATTTATCGCTTTTGGTTAGCACAGCAGAGACGTAATTTAGGAGGCACCCAAACTGACGAAGATTATTTTGccgaattcaaaaattctaaaatacgtcgaaattttataactaaagttttttttatattatttttacaatttttatttacaacacTCTATGTATCTTTCTTCTTGTTCTAGTAAGTATAAGCCATTATTTACACATTAATTATCtacttaatctattaattgtttaatttattatttaaaagtccaCCAGCACGTGATTTTATAAATCGTTACTGGTATTTATGGGTCATAgcaatgtaattattaatttaaattatttatttcgtaaaagtattttctgtttaattaaaaaatttattttttaggacGGTATTTGTTTGCTCGTATTGTAGTATTTCGATAACCGATTGCGGAAGAAGACAATCAGGGTGGGGAATTacgttattgttattactggTAATTATTGCTCACACCTTTTACGAAGCGTACCTCTATCGCAaaagaatattataaaaatatagtggCATAGATtcttattttgatttttacacgacgttttttggtaaaatttttaccagATAATTGGATCCGCACGTGTCTAATTTTGTGCTGTCAATTCTTAACGCGGTTCCATGATATCTCCCAATAAAATCTCTAGTCTTGCCGCGAGACGAGAACATTTTTCTTCTCATCTTGTCTCGTTTTTTGGATTTGGATTCACGTTTCGCCGAAATATTTTCGACTCTCGCAACACTAAAAATCTCAACACAacgaaaattgataaaaatctaTGGCTGCAAATTGACGTCAGGTCAACGATAAGAACTTGATGTAAACTTGCTGTCAAGTTGATCGAAATCATCAGagattttactataaaaaataattttgaagagATTTTATCACGGGGAAATTTTGTCAGAAAGATAAAGCCGTGTTACCTTTGACATTTAAATCTTCATTGGAAACTTGAAAGCGCCTCAAAAGCATAATATTGATTGGAACCCAATATCTTCTTATCGGTTTCATAAAcagaatttttaatcaggaaGATGCTAAATCGCATCTCAGCTacgtaaagatttttttttttgctatcaaattgtacttttttaacttattctcACACCCACggataattgaaaatttatttaaaggcaattgatctgcaaaaaaaattttattgcagaGTCAGACCCTCACATATCTACTTTTACAAAGAGAAGATTAACAGCCAAGTTTACTTTAAACTCATTAGAGACTCGCGTCTTCTGACATTtaccaaattataaataaataaatattattaataaattattttagacaCTTGCTGAGTCGCATTTAGCTGCCTACATATCAATTCGCTTTCAAGTAGAAGTGGTCTTGATAACTGTTGGTATGACCGCGGCAGTAACACTATTAGTTTCGCTTGCggctatttttttcaaagtaaccCATCAgttatttaatcataattgtcaataatttataaattattaattaataatttccttTCAGTTTGATTTCACCATGTGGGCTGGACTCTTAAGTATTTTGGGCGTCGTTTTATTGATGGCGATCGTATTAttgacagtgttattgatgtacactaaaatttcaattatcatC is a window from the Microplitis demolitor isolate Queensland-Clemson2020A chromosome 4, iyMicDemo2.1a, whole genome shotgun sequence genome containing:
- the LOC103580599 gene encoding uncharacterized protein LOC103580599 translates to MVVRILRRVICSNFSNYGSKLIGVLAPLLVPPLHILFLYYFWREFSRDVDRQYCSCSCWDTVFKGSYESGIASYKHMYFNATSNTIKIWAIIVIGIVAFYETTKYLARLAFHCRLRYGMLILFITSTFSHYYSWWVYINYLNDDFYSQWYHQMFFTITELISTIFVIILADNKYKVTHRKAFVISGIALLHIFAGSWDQFVANVLRGEGYAHQVIRDLGFMIPDILHVMIPFCLVNWRDSNVLPDTDSKSFLSKKNNKPLSLNIKRDLTCMLGLVIVGLCMCSIL
- the Odv-e66-4 gene encoding uncharacterized protein Odv-e66-4, with product MPSSFEKLIKSIIIRKIEFAVKGSVESLPPSITNEIKNPEFENKINNWSDVDSNEIQIMCDDAVKILQYCAGHKNDDASNYVTSVVKKLNEKLTTHFDVNNQPERFHWTEVSKSITRLLAVYISLSNYEDNEEVKRDICHHLINKIIPPLKPSLPWSYKSSDTIISLTLPRVYSNFMYDENKLKEEVKDNIFVLISEQYKNLHDNQELRDNFEYYDFYNNLYSYYYAAIKDTRLLEYRKIYEDDSITISY
- the LOC103580596 gene encoding protein lifeguard 2, with translation MQQSSTYFGNNLNNIPASYISLDQNNVLPDQSTVHIPVAAGGPPLLPPLVRGQNIQSGPYTLTVTNSMVLERERQNQEIYRFWLAQQRRNLGGTQTDEDYFAEFKNSKIRRNFITKVFFILFLQFLFTTLYVSFFLFYPPARDFINRYWYLWVIAMTVFVCSYCSISITDCGRRQSGWGITLLLLLTLAESHLAAYISIRFQVEVVLITVGMTAAVTLLVSLAAIFFKFDFTMWAGLLSILGVVLLMAIVLLTVLLMYTKISIIITVFGVIGALIFSLYLYFDVQTIMGGRKIQLSPDEVIFATTQLYVDIIGLYRYLLLVIGGSTRT